Proteins encoded within one genomic window of Nitrospina gracilis 3/211:
- a CDS encoding Lnb N-terminal periplasmic domain-containing protein has product MRAQSEVPSYAQELIDRARSLNLAEERRWRLFGHYRTNWWGHLESEADAPEFFLSPEGKTDPQKELDATLLAFFQNPADVPEGIMHPQCRFPARYKWLNERLGFDLSRLPDQPCSRLERWIGRLDPKTITLVFASYYMNNPSSMFGHTLLRIDSHSRARYKKLLNYGVNYAANPDTDNPVLYAIKGVGGFFSGTFTVFPYSIKVQEYNNWESRDLWEYELNLTAEQMDFLLRHLWELGNIEFDYYYFQENCSYHMLTVLETANPEWRLTDGFVFSVIPGDTIKALVAQPGLVNSVFYRPAILSKMNHKIEQMESGERNVLYDLADDKSALKEKPYSALTIPQKALVLDAYLDYLEYLYVQDRAVNPMAPIRIPQEILLERARLKHQRGDREVMRFSSPPEEGHGTDRFHLATGLNDSELFQEVGYRPALHDLLADETGYDRHSQILMMDGLYRYYHESQRWRVERFQLLDIITLTPFEPIFKRPSWRVNLGFERVRDFDCEYCLAFGGTTGVGLTYEPGHDSPFLLFAMLEAEAETSGSFDDNFRLGGGGTGGAFFTLNRDWRVFAGGEYKRFPLGHDSEIIEWTAQGRYRASQNVDVRLEYRRTGHTDEGVLSFNLYF; this is encoded by the coding sequence GTGCGGGCTCAGTCTGAAGTTCCATCGTACGCGCAGGAACTCATCGACCGGGCGCGGTCCCTCAACCTGGCGGAAGAACGCCGCTGGCGTCTGTTCGGCCACTACCGCACCAACTGGTGGGGGCATCTGGAAAGCGAGGCCGACGCGCCGGAATTTTTTCTGTCGCCTGAGGGCAAAACCGATCCGCAAAAAGAACTCGACGCCACCCTCCTCGCGTTTTTCCAAAACCCGGCTGACGTGCCGGAAGGCATCATGCATCCGCAGTGCCGTTTCCCGGCCCGCTACAAGTGGCTGAACGAGCGGTTGGGCTTCGATCTTTCACGCCTGCCGGACCAGCCCTGCTCGCGGCTGGAGCGCTGGATCGGACGGCTCGACCCCAAAACCATCACGCTCGTTTTCGCCTCCTACTACATGAACAACCCGTCGTCGATGTTCGGCCACACCCTGCTCCGCATCGACAGTCATTCGCGCGCACGCTACAAGAAACTTCTCAACTACGGCGTCAACTACGCCGCCAACCCGGACACGGACAATCCCGTACTCTATGCCATCAAGGGCGTCGGCGGTTTTTTTTCGGGGACGTTCACGGTGTTTCCGTATTCGATCAAGGTGCAGGAGTACAACAACTGGGAAAGCCGCGACCTGTGGGAGTATGAACTGAACCTGACAGCGGAACAGATGGATTTTCTTCTGCGCCACCTGTGGGAACTGGGCAACATCGAATTCGATTACTATTACTTCCAGGAAAACTGCTCCTACCACATGCTCACCGTACTGGAAACGGCCAACCCGGAATGGCGGCTGACCGACGGTTTTGTGTTCTCGGTCATTCCCGGCGACACCATCAAGGCACTGGTAGCGCAACCGGGGCTGGTGAACTCCGTCTTTTACCGTCCCGCCATCCTGAGCAAGATGAATCACAAGATCGAGCAGATGGAATCCGGTGAACGTAACGTATTGTACGACCTGGCAGACGACAAATCGGCGCTCAAGGAAAAACCGTACAGTGCGTTGACCATCCCGCAGAAAGCGCTGGTGCTGGACGCTTATCTCGATTACCTGGAATACCTTTACGTGCAGGACCGCGCGGTGAACCCGATGGCCCCCATCCGCATCCCGCAGGAAATCTTGCTGGAACGTGCACGCCTCAAACACCAGCGCGGCGACAGGGAAGTGATGCGGTTTTCATCGCCGCCGGAAGAAGGACACGGCACCGACCGTTTCCACCTCGCTACCGGGCTCAACGACAGCGAACTGTTTCAGGAGGTGGGGTACCGGCCCGCCCTGCACGATCTTCTCGCAGACGAGACCGGTTACGACCGCCATTCGCAGATCCTGATGATGGACGGCCTGTACCGCTACTACCACGAATCCCAACGCTGGCGCGTGGAACGGTTTCAACTGCTCGACATCATCACCCTCACCCCCTTCGAGCCGATCTTCAAGCGCCCCTCCTGGAGAGTGAACCTGGGCTTTGAACGCGTGCGCGATTTCGATTGCGAATACTGCCTCGCCTTTGGCGGTACCACCGGCGTGGGCCTCACCTACGAGCCGGGACACGACTCACCCTTCCTTTTGTTTGCCATGCTCGAGGCCGAAGCGGAGACCTCCGGCAGTTTCGACGACAACTTCCGGCTGGGGGGCGGCGGCACGGGCGGCGCGTTCTTCACGCTGAACCGTGATTGGCGCGTGTTTGCGGGTGGCGAGTACAAACGTTTTCCGCTGGGGCACGACTCCGAGATCATCGAGTGGACGGCGCAGGGACGCTACCGCGCATCGCAGAATGTGGATGTGCGTCTCGAATACCGGCGCACCGGCCACACCGACGAAGGCGTGCTGTCGTTCAACCTTTACTTCTGA
- a CDS encoding DUF3015 family protein, giving the protein MKKMLLMGSILFSMMCFSGNALAAGYGEAGCGLGSLVWQDASKQKDPVFQILASTTNGTFGSQTFGITTGTSNCNDSIFKVEKEREVFAAINFSTLVKEMAMGEGDNLNTLASLYGCTETNFSDFGTVTQQNFGSIITSSETTHKDMLMNLNGVLVKDGNLSKACTGIIG; this is encoded by the coding sequence ATGAAGAAAATGCTATTGATGGGTTCCATCCTGTTCTCGATGATGTGTTTCTCTGGCAATGCGCTGGCTGCCGGTTACGGCGAAGCGGGTTGCGGACTGGGTTCTCTGGTCTGGCAGGATGCGTCCAAGCAAAAAGATCCGGTTTTCCAGATTCTGGCTTCCACCACGAACGGCACATTCGGCAGCCAGACGTTTGGTATCACCACCGGCACTTCCAACTGCAATGACAGCATTTTCAAGGTAGAGAAAGAGCGCGAAGTTTTCGCCGCGATCAATTTCTCGACTCTCGTTAAGGAAATGGCCATGGGCGAAGGCGACAACCTGAACACCCTGGCTTCCCTGTACGGTTGCACTGAAACGAACTTTTCCGATTTCGGCACCGTCACCCAGCAGAATTTCGGCAGCATCATCACCAGCTCCGAAACCACGCACAAGGACATGCTGATGAACCTGAACGGCGTACTGGTTAAGGACGGCAACCTGTCCAAAGCCTGCACCGGCATCATCGGCTAA
- the plsY gene encoding glycerol-3-phosphate 1-O-acyltransferase PlsY, producing the protein MNEENLALTGVIWTCAFLMGSIPFGLLIARLKNIDIRKEGSGNIGATNVARTLGRKAGILTLVGDCGKGYLACWLAAQTLGTTWQIAGAGLLAFLGHVFSLFLKFKGGKGIATGLGIYLFLMPAAAGGGMLMFALLLGITGYVSVGSLAAAVTIPVLGWAFSAPPSYVAVAGAAAGLTIYKHKENLARLRAGTESKFLKK; encoded by the coding sequence ATGAACGAAGAAAACCTCGCCCTGACCGGTGTGATTTGGACCTGCGCATTTTTAATGGGATCCATTCCGTTCGGCCTGCTCATCGCCAGGCTCAAAAACATCGACATTCGCAAGGAGGGAAGCGGCAACATCGGCGCCACCAACGTGGCCCGCACTCTGGGACGCAAGGCGGGTATCCTTACCCTGGTGGGCGACTGCGGCAAAGGCTACCTGGCCTGCTGGCTCGCCGCCCAGACCCTGGGAACCACCTGGCAGATCGCCGGGGCGGGATTGCTGGCGTTTCTCGGCCACGTGTTCTCGCTGTTCCTCAAATTCAAAGGCGGCAAGGGCATCGCCACCGGGCTGGGCATCTACCTGTTCCTGATGCCCGCCGCAGCGGGGGGTGGCATGCTGATGTTCGCCCTGTTGTTGGGAATCACCGGCTACGTGTCCGTGGGGTCACTGGCGGCGGCGGTGACCATCCCCGTTCTGGGATGGGCCTTTTCCGCGCCTCCATCCTACGTTGCGGTCGCCGGAGCGGCGGCGGGACTCACCATCTACAAGCACAAGGAAAACCTCGCCCGCCTGCGTGCCGGCACTGAAAGCAAATTCCTGAAAAAATAG
- a CDS encoding sigma-70 family RNA polymerase sigma factor encodes MAKKGLNTSKSTKRSARPAKKDNRGEVPDALTHYMNEISKLKPLAREEEEELSRQIKAGDAQAMHELVRRNLKYVVTVANKYRGCGLSLQDLIEEGNIGLIQAAKRFDGERHVKFITYAVWWIRQAIMHALAEQAGTVKLPIKQAGKLYKIEREYKKLTNDLEREPTTLEVAEDLGYKVEDIESIMRAYRTYLSLDTPLKENETTPYLDLLENPNYIPYDDQIMRDTLRKKIDDLLHHLSPREEKIIRMRFGFDGDPKTLEEIGQAMGLSRERVRQIEKRAKMRLKVRSAGESLQDHLD; translated from the coding sequence ATGGCAAAAAAAGGATTGAATACATCGAAGTCGACTAAACGGTCCGCCCGCCCCGCCAAGAAGGACAACCGGGGCGAAGTACCCGATGCGCTGACTCATTACATGAACGAGATCAGCAAACTCAAACCGCTGGCCCGTGAGGAAGAGGAAGAACTGTCCCGTCAGATCAAGGCGGGCGACGCTCAGGCCATGCACGAGCTGGTACGGCGCAACCTGAAGTACGTGGTCACCGTCGCCAACAAGTACCGTGGATGCGGGCTGTCCCTGCAGGACCTCATCGAGGAAGGCAACATCGGCCTGATCCAGGCGGCGAAACGCTTTGACGGCGAACGCCACGTCAAGTTCATCACCTACGCGGTGTGGTGGATCCGCCAGGCCATCATGCACGCCCTGGCGGAACAGGCCGGCACGGTGAAACTACCGATCAAGCAGGCGGGCAAGCTGTACAAGATCGAACGCGAATACAAGAAGCTCACCAACGACCTCGAACGCGAACCAACCACGCTGGAGGTGGCGGAAGACCTCGGATACAAGGTGGAAGACATCGAGTCGATCATGCGTGCCTACCGCACGTACCTGTCGCTCGACACCCCGCTCAAGGAAAACGAAACGACGCCATACCTCGATCTTTTGGAAAACCCGAATTACATTCCGTACGACGACCAGATAATGCGGGACACGTTGCGAAAAAAGATCGACGATCTGCTGCACCACCTGTCGCCGCGCGAGGAGAAAATCATCCGCATGCGTTTCGGTTTCGACGGCGACCCCAAAACATTGGAAGAAATCGGGCAGGCCATGGGACTGTCGCGCGAACGTGTGCGACAGATTGAAAAACGCGCCAAGATGCGGCTCAAGGTGCGCTCCGCCGGTGAATCGTTACAGGATCACCTGGATTGA
- a CDS encoding outer membrane protein assembly factor BamD, with amino-acid sequence MYSIMLNRSKTSFRSLLALLILALAATGCAALTPPPKTPEGLLKEAKSIFKGNNYPEVIRTLNNLLQEFPDSPERVEGLLLLAHSHYLMDEYLEAKFHYERFVELYPAHPKTAQAMYYRALCDYGLMDTALRDQTAAENAIRNFQKVLDEHPESPFASKARQKIQDCKKSLADNQMEIARFYYRTSSFLSAINRFQTIINKYPESPFIDEAYFLLGESYFFEQNFENARKSYAQLVKSYPRSPYVREARSRLREIP; translated from the coding sequence GTGTATTCAATCATGCTGAACCGCTCCAAAACGTCCTTCCGCTCCCTGCTCGCCCTGCTGATCCTGGCTTTGGCTGCAACCGGGTGTGCCGCTCTCACACCACCGCCGAAAACCCCTGAGGGCCTGCTGAAAGAGGCAAAGTCCATTTTCAAGGGCAACAATTATCCGGAGGTGATCCGCACCCTCAACAACCTGCTGCAGGAGTTTCCGGACAGTCCGGAGCGGGTGGAGGGCCTGCTCCTGCTGGCGCACAGCCATTATCTGATGGACGAATATCTTGAGGCCAAGTTTCACTATGAACGCTTTGTCGAGTTGTACCCCGCACACCCCAAAACGGCGCAGGCCATGTACTACCGCGCGCTTTGTGACTACGGCCTGATGGACACGGCCCTGCGCGATCAGACCGCAGCGGAGAATGCCATACGGAATTTTCAAAAGGTTCTCGACGAGCATCCTGAAAGCCCATTTGCCAGTAAAGCCCGTCAAAAAATCCAGGACTGCAAAAAAAGCCTGGCGGACAACCAGATGGAAATCGCGCGATTCTATTACCGAACCAGTTCGTTTCTGTCGGCGATCAACCGGTTCCAGACGATCATCAATAAATACCCGGAATCGCCTTTCATCGACGAGGCTTACTTCCTGCTGGGTGAATCTTATTTTTTTGAGCAGAACTTTGAAAATGCACGTAAGTCCTACGCACAATTGGTGAAATCGTATCCGCGCAGCCCCTATGTGCGCGAAGCCCGGTCTCGCCTCAGGGAAATTCCCTGA
- a CDS encoding MotA/TolQ/ExbB proton channel family protein: MSIIEKGGFMMYPIIFCSILMVGIAIERMYNLRRKHIINPDFLKKIRDHWNWRDIQLGLQLCHGYDTSLARILKAGLLRFGGKVDEIERAIEGAGQHEAALLTSNLRVLGAVANITPMLGLLGTVFGMIKAFNVISQSGTGDPGLVASGISEALITTAAGMMVGIPALALYHYFRGRIERFVFEMEEVSFQLVEELSFEAMKKNQDKQRKEGEGKPPTKSQPFRA; this comes from the coding sequence TTGTCTATCATCGAAAAGGGTGGATTCATGATGTACCCCATCATTTTCTGCTCCATCCTGATGGTGGGCATCGCCATAGAGCGCATGTACAACCTGCGGCGCAAGCACATCATCAACCCTGACTTTCTCAAAAAAATACGCGACCATTGGAACTGGAGGGACATTCAGCTGGGCCTCCAGTTGTGCCATGGTTACGACACCTCGCTTGCGCGTATCTTGAAAGCGGGTCTGTTGCGCTTCGGCGGCAAGGTGGATGAAATCGAACGCGCCATTGAAGGCGCGGGCCAGCACGAAGCGGCGCTTCTCACCTCCAACCTGCGCGTGCTGGGAGCGGTGGCCAACATCACGCCCATGCTGGGCCTGCTGGGCACGGTGTTTGGCATGATCAAAGCGTTCAACGTCATCTCTCAAAGCGGTACGGGCGATCCGGGCCTGGTGGCAAGCGGCATCTCGGAAGCGCTCATCACCACCGCCGCGGGCATGATGGTCGGCATTCCGGCGCTGGCGTTGTACCATTATTTCCGCGGGCGCATCGAGCGCTTCGTGTTCGAGATGGAAGAGGTGTCGTTTCAACTGGTGGAAGAGTTGTCCTTTGAAGCAATGAAAAAGAACCAGGACAAACAACGCAAGGAAGGTGAAGGCAAACCGCCCACCAAATCCCAGCCGTTCCGGGCCTGA
- a CDS encoding ExbD/TolR family protein — protein MYFKREEEENYSLELTPLVDVVFLLLIFFMVSTAFVDFPRQLQIDLPTSKKSSELKERERLEIEMTSQEEIFLNGKRITVKELEAKVEAIESPAGQQALIRADKALAYGKVVEVMGILQAARIADISIAVK, from the coding sequence ATGTATTTCAAGCGCGAGGAAGAAGAAAACTATTCGCTGGAACTCACGCCCCTCGTGGACGTGGTGTTTCTTCTTCTGATTTTTTTCATGGTGTCCACCGCGTTTGTGGACTTCCCCCGCCAGTTGCAGATCGACCTGCCCACCTCCAAAAAGTCCAGCGAACTGAAGGAACGCGAACGGCTGGAAATCGAGATGACGAGCCAGGAAGAAATTTTTTTGAACGGCAAACGCATCACCGTTAAGGAACTGGAAGCGAAGGTCGAGGCGATCGAATCTCCCGCCGGTCAGCAGGCGCTCATCCGCGCCGACAAGGCCCTGGCTTACGGCAAGGTGGTGGAAGTGATGGGCATATTGCAGGCGGCGAGGATCGCCGACATCAGCATCGCCGTCAAGTGA